A section of the Sceloporus undulatus isolate JIND9_A2432 ecotype Alabama chromosome 3, SceUnd_v1.1, whole genome shotgun sequence genome encodes:
- the LOC121925928 gene encoding basic proline-rich protein-like codes for PPSPPPSLPPPPPPPLPQKTKKTPPPPPPPPPPPPPPPPPPPPPPPPPPPPPPPPPPPPPPPSPPPPPPPPPPPPPPNSPPPPPPSLQKKKQPPPPPPPPPPPPPPPPPPPPPPPPSPPPPHPPPPPPPPPPHPPPPKPPPPQNKTPPSPPPPPPPPPPKKIPLPPPPPQTPPPSPFLPSPPPPPPPPPPPPPPPPPPPPPPPPPPPPPPPPPPPPPPPPPPPPPPPPPPPPPPPPPSTSPPPPPPPHPPPPPPPPPPPPPPPTPSPPPLPQPPPPPPLPTPPPPPPPPPPPPPPPPPPPPPPPPPPPPPPPPPPPPPPPPPPPPPLPPPPPLPPPPPPPPPPPPNPPPPPPPPPPPPPPHKKTPPLPPKTPPPPPPPPPPPPPPPPPPPPPPPPSSSSFPPPPPPPPPSPPPPHKPPPPPPPPPPPPKHPLPLPLPPPPPLPPPPPPPPPPPPPPPPPPPPPPPPPPPPPSPPPPPPPPPPPPPPPPPPPPPTPPPPPPPPHTPPLSFPPPPPPPPPKLPPPPTPPPPPPPPPPPPPPLPPPPPSPLSPPPPPVPLQVVGAIVSAN; via the exons cccccctccccccccccctctcttcccccccccccccccccccccctcccccaaaaaacaaaaaaaactcccccccccccccccccccccccaccccccccccccccccccccccccccccccccccccccccccccccccccccccccccccccccccccccccccccccccccccccccccccctccccccccccccccccccccccccccccccccccccccccccccaattctcccccccccccccccccctccctacaaaaaaaaaaacaaccccccccccctcccccccccccccccccccccccccccccccccccccccccccccccccc cccccccccctcccccccccccccccaccccccccccccccccccccccccccccccccacccaccccccccaaaacccccccccccccaaaacaaaacccctccctcccccccccccccccccccccctcccccccccaaaaaaatccctcttcccccccccccaccccaaaccccccccccctcccccttcctcccctctcccccccccccccctcccccccctcccccccccccccccccac ccccccccccccccccccccccccctccccctccccccccccc cccccccccccccccccccccaccccccccccccccccccccccccccaccccctcctccccccccccctccccccccccccccttcaacctccccccccccccccccccccccacaccccccccccccccccccccccccccccccccccccccccccccccaccccctcccccccccccctcccacaaccccccccacccccccccctccccacccccccccccccccccccccccccccccccccccccccccccccccccccccccccccccccccccccccccac cccccccccccccccctcccccccccccccctcccccccccccccccccccccccccccccactccccccccctccccccctccccccccccccccccccccc ccccccccctccccccaaccccccccccccaccccccccccccccccctcccccccccccccacaaaaaaaccccccccctcccccctaaaaccccccccccccccccccccccccccccccccccccctcccccccccccccccccccccccccccccccccccctcctcctcctccttcccccccccccccccccctccccctccctcccccccccccccccacaaacccccccccccccccccccctcccccccccccaccaaaacacccccttcccctccctctccccccccccccccccctccctcccccccccccccccccccctccccccccccccc cccccccccccccacccccccctccccccccccccccccccccccccccctcccccccccc cccccccccccccccccccccccccccccccccccccccccccccccccccccccacaccccctcctccccctccacccccacacacccctcccctttccttccccccccccccccccccccccccccccaaacttcccccccccccaaccccccccccccccccccccccccccccccccccccccccccccctcccccccccccccccctctcccctctccccccccccccccccc GTGCCCTTGCAGGTCGTTGGGGCTATAGTCAGCGCAAATTAA